ACCCACCAAAGCTTTTTCTGAAGCCGTTGTCTTGCTTATCTAAACAGTATTGGCGTTAGCCCAATGTTGTTAGATGTATTACCAGCCCAACCCGGTTGGGGTTCATTGTGATTGCGCCTGCGCAGGCGCAATCCTGACGACTTAATATGAATCTTTGCCTTCATTATTATCAGCGCCATTCAGATTAAGGCGTATAATACAAATTCTGAAACCGTGCCATTGGAGCAACATTGAAGAACAGCGCCGCCCCCAACATCATTATACTTGGTACCCTTTTTGGCACCACACTCGTCGCCTCGCGCTTCAGCGTCGGGCAAATGGCCCCGCTAACCTACGTCAGCCTGCGTTTAAGTCTCGCCGGGCTGGCTTTTCTGATTATTTATACGTTTTCAATCGGCGGACGAAAGTGGCCCAAAGACCGCACTCTCTGGCGACGGGGGATTATTCTAGGGATTTTTGGGACCGCCTTACCCATGATTTCTTTTACCAGTTCGTTGCAATACCTGTCCAGCGGACTTGTCTCGGTGTTGATGACAACCTCCCCGGCATTTACTGTGGTGATGGCGCATTTCCTGCTCCCCGATGAAAAACTCAGCTGGCACAAGAGCATCGGCATTGCTCTGGCATTGATCGGCGGTTTGCTGCTGACGATACGCGGTGAAAGCGGCCTTGCCACCTCAGGAGAAGGCAACCTGATCGGTTATGCGCTGGTCTTCGCGGGTATTATTTCAGCCAGTAGTATGGGGATATACGTCCGCAAGAAAATGAGAAACTATCGCTCATCGGACGTAGCTGTTGTGCGTATGAGCGCAGCTTCATTAGCGATTTTCCCCTTCACATGGCTGGTTGCCGGATACGATATGTCTCAGGTGAATACCAGCGGATGGCTGGTGCTGCTCTATGCCGCGATTGCGGGCACTTTTTTCGCCATGCTGCTCGACTTTTCCAATACGGCGCGTTTTGGGCCAACTGTCGCAGCGATGGTCACATATGTGATTCCGGTAGTCGCGGTAATCAGTGGCGCGCTGCTGTTAGATGAGAAAATTACCCTGACGATGCTCTTCGGCATGATCTTCGTCGTTATCGGCATCGGGTTCATCTTGCAAACCCAAAATACCCCAACCGTCAAACCCGCGTCATATCCGTAAGCATTTCCAGCAGGGCTTACACACTTTCGCAAGAAAATGCTCACAAAATAGGAATACATGAGTCGTAATGGAATAGTTCATATTTGCAAGAAAATTAGTGGACACTTTTAGTTTGTCATTTCGAGCCAGCGGCGAGAAATCCCTGAGAATTGGCGTACATAAATACCCACACAGGTGAAAGTTTACGTATTTTTACTGGGATGCCTCCCTGCGGTCGGAATGACAGTCCCTGATGGACAAAAAGTGTCTGCATATTTTTGACCATACCATCGTAATATGTAACGTTGCAGGTTGAAGGTTAGAAATAATACCTTCAACCTGCAACGTTTAACCTTCAATCCTGTCTATTTGGTACAATCCAAACTATGAAAAAATGGCAATTCTGGCTGGGGGTGCTCATCAGCATCTTCTTTATGTATTTTGCCCTGCGCGGCCTGCGTGTGGGCGATATGTGGCAGACTCTCGCAGGGGCGCGCTATATTTGGCTGCTGCCCGGCGTAGCAGTCTATTTCATTGGCGTATGGGTGCGCGCCTGGCGCTGGCACTACCTGCTCAGGCCGATCAAAGCCGTGCCCACGCGCATAATGTTCCCGATTGTAGCCATAGGCTATATGGGCAACAATATCTACCCGGCGCGCTCCGGAGAAATTCTGCGGGCAGTAGTGCTCAAACGGCGTGAAGCCGTGCCGGTTTCGGCCTCGCTGGCGACAATCATCGTGGAGCGCGTTTTCGATGGCGTGGTGATGCTGGCCTTTGTGTTCTTGAATTTGCCGGAATTGGCGCGCCTGACAGTTGATTCAGGGTTTGTAGGGGATATTCAGACTTTAGCCCTGTGGGGGGCGGCGGCATTCGTGGGGGTGTTACTCGTCTTTTTGCTGGCAGCCATGTTCCCCACCGTGACCGAGAGAATCACGCGCTGGAGTGTAGCGCGCCTCATCCCGGAGCGTTTCCGCGAGAAATTTCTCGCCTTAGCCTTGCGCTTCCTCGGCGGCCTGGAATCCCTGCGCTCGCCGCGCGAAGCCCTGATGGTATTCTTCACCTCGGTGATTATCTGGCTCCTCGAGACTGGCAAATACTGGTTCGTGATGCACGCCTTCAATTTTCAAGTCAGCTTCTTCGCCCTGATGCTGATGAACGGCATCGTCAATCTGGCAACGACCATCCCCTCCGCGCCGGGATACGTGGGCACGTTTGACGCGCCGGGCATCGCCGTACTCAAAGCCTACGGCGTGCCGGGCGCCATCGCCGCCGGATATACGCTGGTGCTGCACGTCGCTCTATGGCTGCCGATCACCCTGCTGGGTGGCTACTATCTCGCCCGCGAGGGCATCCACTGGAGCGATGATTTAAAGTTAGAGTAAGATGACAGTCACTATAAAAGTGACTGTCATCTGCACCATTCCGGAGACAAGATGATGCAAAAAACTTTCCAGATTTTTTCACCACAATACCCTGAAGGGTACAGGCGAGCACAAAGAACCACAAAGAAAAGCTTTGTGTACCTTTGTGTTCTTTGTGGTTTGTTTCTCCTCACCGCCTGCGCCGCACCGACATCCACTGCCACGCCTGATACACCAACACCTGACACGATCTCCACATCCCCTGTGCTGATTGCCGAAGTTCTCGGCGGCATCCCCGGCAACAATAACTACGACTATATCGAACTCACCAATCCTAACGACGCGGCACCCTTTGACCTGCACGGCCTGACGTT
This genomic stretch from Chloroflexota bacterium harbors:
- a CDS encoding DMT family transporter, which gives rise to MKNSAAPNIIILGTLFGTTLVASRFSVGQMAPLTYVSLRLSLAGLAFLIIYTFSIGGRKWPKDRTLWRRGIILGIFGTALPMISFTSSLQYLSSGLVSVLMTTSPAFTVVMAHFLLPDEKLSWHKSIGIALALIGGLLLTIRGESGLATSGEGNLIGYALVFAGIISASSMGIYVRKKMRNYRSSDVAVVRMSAASLAIFPFTWLVAGYDMSQVNTSGWLVLLYAAIAGTFFAMLLDFSNTARFGPTVAAMVTYVIPVVAVISGALLLDEKITLTMLFGMIFVVIGIGFILQTQNTPTVKPASYP
- a CDS encoding flippase-like domain-containing protein, with the translated sequence MKKWQFWLGVLISIFFMYFALRGLRVGDMWQTLAGARYIWLLPGVAVYFIGVWVRAWRWHYLLRPIKAVPTRIMFPIVAIGYMGNNIYPARSGEILRAVVLKRREAVPVSASLATIIVERVFDGVVMLAFVFLNLPELARLTVDSGFVGDIQTLALWGAAAFVGVLLVFLLAAMFPTVTERITRWSVARLIPERFREKFLALALRFLGGLESLRSPREALMVFFTSVIIWLLETGKYWFVMHAFNFQVSFFALMLMNGIVNLATTIPSAPGYVGTFDAPGIAVLKAYGVPGAIAAGYTLVLHVALWLPITLLGGYYLAREGIHWSDDLKLE